A window from gamma proteobacterium SS-5 encodes these proteins:
- the galU gene encoding UTP--glucose-1-phosphate uridylyltransferase GalU gives MIKKCVFPAAGYGTRFLPATKAMPKEMLPILDKPLIQYGVEEAMAAGMTDIGIITGRSKRAVEDHFDISYELEHQISGTPKEAYLAGIRQIIDKCTFSYTRQIEMRGLGHAILTAQTLVGNEPFGVILADDLCINDSGEGIMQQMVRVYEKYRCSVVAIEEVAADEVHKYGVIDASPLDDNVFKVNGMVEKPSQEEAPSNLAIIGRYILTPEIFDIIRRTPAGKGGELQITDALQTQARENMVLAYRFQGQRFDCGSMPGFVQATNHFYNRLENKDD, from the coding sequence ATGATCAAAAAATGCGTCTTCCCCGCTGCCGGTTACGGCACCCGCTTTCTGCCCGCCACCAAGGCCATGCCCAAGGAGATGCTGCCGATCCTGGACAAACCCCTGATCCAGTACGGGGTGGAGGAGGCCATGGCGGCCGGCATGACCGACATCGGCATCATCACCGGCCGCAGCAAGCGGGCGGTGGAAGACCACTTCGACATCAGCTACGAGCTGGAGCACCAGATCAGCGGCACCCCCAAGGAGGCCTATCTGGCCGGCATCCGCCAGATCATCGACAAGTGCACCTTCTCCTACACCCGCCAGATCGAGATGCGCGGCCTGGGCCATGCCATACTCACCGCCCAGACCCTGGTGGGCAACGAGCCCTTTGGCGTCATCCTCGCCGACGACCTGTGCATCAATGACAGCGGCGAGGGCATCATGCAGCAGATGGTGCGGGTGTATGAGAAATACCGCTGCAGCGTGGTCGCCATCGAAGAGGTCGCCGCCGACGAGGTGCACAAATACGGCGTGATCGACGCCAGCCCCCTGGATGACAATGTGTTCAAGGTCAATGGGATGGTGGAAAAGCCGAGCCAGGAGGAGGCACCGAGCAACCTGGCCATCATCGGCCGCTACATCCTCACCCCGGAGATCTTCGACATCATCCGTCGTACCCCGGCCGGCAAGGGTGGCGAGTTGCAGATCACCGACGCCCTGCAGACCCAGGCCAGGGAAAACATGGTGCTGGCCTACCGCTTCCAGGGTCAGCGCTTTGATTGCGGCAGCATGCCAGGCTTCGTCCAGGCCACCAATCACTTCTACAACCGTCTGGAGAACAAGGACGACTGA
- a CDS encoding histidinol-phosphate transaminase: protein MTVDFTALATPGVRALRPYVPGKPIEELERELGISNSLKLASNENPLGASPQAMAAVKRAADQLHLYPDDIGFRLRHRLAKQHGLAAEQLLLGAGSSDVIDMVVRSLLGPGRNAVFSQYAFAMYPIYTQAAGAEGRVAPALPPDHAQMPYGHDLQAMADLVDANTRVLFIANPNNPTGTWLGAEPLYGFIRSLPGDLVVVLDEAYIEYVEQPDFPDGRAWLAEFPNLIVTRTFSKIHGLAALRVGYGMASAELISLIGRVRHPFNVNSLAQVAAEAALEDEGFVRQSLASNSAGLAQLEQGLTELGLGCIPSVGNFLSFDLQRPAAPIYQALLREGVILRPLAGYDMPRHLRVTVGTWQENQRFLEALKRVLQAC from the coding sequence ATGACCGTCGATTTTACCGCCCTGGCCACACCAGGGGTGCGCGCCCTCCGGCCCTATGTGCCGGGCAAGCCGATTGAAGAGCTGGAGCGCGAGCTGGGTATCAGCAACAGCCTCAAGCTGGCCTCCAATGAGAACCCCCTAGGGGCCAGCCCGCAGGCCATGGCTGCGGTCAAGCGGGCGGCCGATCAGCTACATCTGTACCCCGATGACATCGGTTTTCGCCTGCGCCACAGGCTGGCCAAGCAGCACGGCCTGGCGGCGGAACAGCTGCTGCTGGGGGCCGGCTCCAGCGATGTGATCGACATGGTGGTGCGCAGCCTGCTCGGGCCGGGGCGCAATGCCGTGTTCTCTCAATACGCCTTTGCCATGTACCCCATCTACACCCAGGCGGCGGGCGCCGAGGGCAGGGTGGCCCCGGCCCTGCCGCCGGATCATGCACAGATGCCCTATGGCCATGACCTGCAGGCCATGGCGGACTTGGTGGATGCCAATACCCGGGTGCTGTTCATCGCCAACCCCAACAACCCCACCGGCACCTGGCTTGGCGCCGAGCCGCTGTATGGGTTCATCCGCTCCTTGCCCGGGGATCTGGTGGTGGTGCTGGACGAGGCCTATATCGAGTATGTCGAGCAGCCGGACTTTCCCGATGGACGCGCCTGGCTGGCGGAGTTCCCCAATCTCATCGTCACCCGCACCTTCTCCAAGATCCATGGCCTGGCCGCGCTGCGGGTGGGCTATGGCATGGCCAGCGCCGAGCTGATCTCGCTCATTGGCCGGGTGCGTCATCCCTTCAATGTCAACAGCCTGGCCCAGGTGGCGGCGGAAGCGGCGCTGGAGGATGAGGGCTTTGTGCGCCAGAGCCTGGCCAGCAACAGCGCCGGTCTCGCGCAGCTGGAACAGGGCCTGACCGAGCTGGGGCTTGGCTGCATCCCCTCGGTGGGCAATTTCCTCAGTTTCGATCTGCAGCGGCCCGCCGCCCCTATCTATCAGGCCCTGCTGCGGGAGGGGGTGATCCTGCGCCCCCTGGCGGGCTATGACATGCCCCGGCATCTGCGCGTCACCGTCGGTACCTGGCAGGAAAACCAGCGCTTTCTGGAGGCCCTGAAGCGGGTATTACAGGCATGTTGA
- a CDS encoding prephenate dehydrogenase/arogenate dehydrogenase family protein encodes MIRRLAVIGVGLIGGSLARALRRVGQVGEVVGCGRGLGNLQRAQELGVIDRYSQDPAEAVVGADMVFVAVPLGAMASTFAALQGHLQEGAVVTDGGSAKASVVADARAAFGGLPPGFVPGHPIAGTEQNGVEASFAELYQDRRVILTPLCDTDPAATARVDLMWRACGAEVNYMTVEHHDEVLAATSHLPHMLAFGLVDLLARMRENDEMFRYAAGGFRDFTRIASSNPVMWRDICLANRDALSGMLSQFSAEMEQLAQSIAQGDGEQLLEIFSRAKQARDAFIDGQPSDGDNSL; translated from the coding sequence TTGATCCGGCGTCTGGCGGTGATTGGCGTCGGCCTGATCGGCGGCTCTCTGGCCCGCGCCCTGCGCCGCGTCGGCCAGGTGGGTGAGGTGGTCGGCTGCGGTCGGGGGCTTGGCAATCTGCAGCGGGCGCAGGAGCTGGGGGTGATCGACCGCTACAGCCAGGACCCGGCCGAGGCGGTGGTGGGGGCGGATATGGTCTTTGTTGCCGTGCCCCTGGGGGCCATGGCCAGCACCTTCGCCGCCCTGCAGGGGCATTTGCAAGAGGGGGCGGTAGTCACCGACGGTGGCAGCGCCAAGGCCTCGGTGGTGGCCGATGCGCGTGCGGCCTTTGGCGGTCTGCCGCCGGGGTTCGTGCCGGGCCATCCCATTGCCGGGACCGAGCAAAACGGCGTCGAGGCCTCCTTTGCCGAGCTGTATCAGGACCGGCGCGTGATCCTCACCCCCCTGTGCGATACCGATCCGGCGGCCACGGCGCGGGTCGATCTGATGTGGCGCGCCTGCGGTGCCGAGGTCAATTACATGACCGTAGAGCACCATGACGAGGTGCTGGCCGCCACCAGCCATCTGCCGCACATGCTCGCCTTTGGCCTGGTGGACCTGTTGGCGCGGATGCGGGAGAACGATGAGATGTTTCGCTATGCCGCTGGTGGCTTTAGGGATTTCACCCGCATCGCCTCCAGCAATCCGGTGATGTGGCGGGACATCTGCCTGGCCAACCGCGACGCCCTGAGCGGTATGCTCAGCCAATTCTCCGCCGAGATGGAACAGCTGGCTCAAAGCATAGCCCAGGGCGATGGCGAGCAGTTGCTGGAGATCTTCAGCCGGGCCAAGCAGGCGCGGGATGCCTTTATCGACGGGCAGCCGTCGGATGGTGATAATTCACTCTAA
- the glgA gene encoding glycogen synthase GlgA, whose amino-acid sequence MKEQLKVIFASSEAIPYMKTGGLADVSGSLPPVLRGLGQDVRLVIPAYPSALERIGHCWEVAHLRLPGHHEPIWLLEGRGQDDMPVYLVHAPQSFERAGNPYTGADGLDWPDNHRRFALFSRAVTAIALNHAGLDWQPDVVHGNDWQTGLIPALLNSEWQRPATVFTIHNLSYLGLFPRTAFDELLLPADLWRMEGLEFYGHASFLKAGLAYADRISAVSPTYAEEIRTPQFGYGLEGLLSYRAKYLRGIINGVDYRVWDPATDSALAGNFDADNPAPRLLNKQALQRHFGLPLRDDVMLLGYIGRLVEQKGIDLILSILQRLENKGGVQLVMLGSGNPELERGVRHAQWHYPRMFSCHIGYDESLAHLIEGGCDAFLMPSRFEPCGLNQLFSLRYGALPVVHATGGLADTVVDVSPESLAQGTATGFTFSHADPQGLWYALEKAINFYQKTPETWRKIMRNGMTQDYSWRNSAEQYLQLYREAMEESPLPSVEGLKSEA is encoded by the coding sequence ATGAAAGAACAACTTAAGGTCATCTTTGCCTCCAGCGAGGCGATCCCCTACATGAAGACCGGCGGTCTGGCGGATGTCTCCGGCAGCCTGCCGCCGGTGCTGCGCGGCCTGGGACAGGATGTGCGCCTGGTCATCCCGGCCTACCCCTCGGCGCTGGAGCGCATCGGCCATTGCTGGGAGGTAGCGCACCTGCGCCTGCCCGGCCATCATGAGCCCATCTGGCTGCTGGAGGGCCGTGGCCAGGATGACATGCCGGTGTATCTGGTCCACGCGCCCCAGTCCTTCGAGCGCGCGGGCAACCCCTACACCGGCGCGGATGGCCTGGACTGGCCGGACAACCACCGCCGCTTCGCCCTGTTCTCCCGTGCGGTCACCGCCATCGCCCTGAATCACGCCGGGCTGGACTGGCAACCAGACGTGGTACACGGCAACGATTGGCAGACCGGCCTGATCCCGGCCCTGCTCAACAGTGAATGGCAGCGCCCGGCAACGGTGTTCACCATCCACAACCTATCCTACCTGGGCCTGTTCCCCCGCACCGCCTTCGATGAATTGCTGCTGCCGGCCGATCTGTGGCGCATGGAGGGGCTGGAGTTTTATGGTCATGCCTCCTTTCTCAAGGCCGGCCTGGCCTATGCCGATCGCATCAGCGCGGTCAGCCCCACCTATGCCGAAGAGATCCGCACCCCCCAGTTCGGCTATGGCCTGGAGGGCCTGTTGAGCTACCGCGCCAAGTATCTGCGCGGGATCATCAACGGGGTGGATTACCGGGTCTGGGATCCGGCCACCGACAGCGCCCTGGCAGGGAATTTCGATGCCGACAACCCAGCGCCGCGCCTGCTCAACAAACAGGCCCTGCAGCGCCACTTCGGCCTGCCGTTGCGGGATGACGTCATGCTGCTGGGCTACATCGGCCGACTGGTGGAACAGAAGGGCATAGACCTGATCCTCAGCATCCTGCAGCGGTTGGAGAACAAGGGCGGCGTGCAACTGGTCATGCTCGGCTCCGGCAACCCCGAACTGGAGCGGGGCGTACGCCATGCCCAGTGGCATTACCCGCGCATGTTCTCCTGTCATATCGGCTATGACGAGTCCCTGGCCCATCTGATCGAGGGTGGTTGCGATGCCTTCCTCATGCCCTCGCGCTTCGAGCCCTGTGGCCTGAACCAGCTGTTCAGCCTGCGCTACGGTGCCCTGCCGGTGGTCCACGCCACCGGCGGCCTGGCCGATACCGTGGTGGACGTCAGCCCGGAGAGCCTGGCTCAGGGTACCGCCACCGGCTTCACCTTCAGCCATGCCGACCCCCAGGGGCTTTGGTATGCCCTGGAGAAGGCGATCAATTTCTACCAGAAGACGCCAGAGACCTGGCGCAAGATCATGCGCAACGGCATGACCCAGGACTACAGCTGGCGCAACAGCGCCGAGCAGTACCTACAGCTCTACCGGGAGGCGATGGAAGAATCCCCCCTGCCGAGCGTGGAAGGTTTGAAAAGTGAAGCTTGA
- the prpF gene encoding 2-methylaconitate cis-trans isomerase PrpF, whose protein sequence is MAPQIRIPASYMRGGTSKGVFFRLQDLPPAAQVPGPARDRLLLRVIGSPDPYGKHTDGMGGATSSTSKVVIIGKSERPGHDVDYLFGQVAIDKPFIDWSGNCGNLSSAVGPFAISAGLVDRERIPQQGTALVRIWQANIGKSIHAQVPINQGQVQETGDFELDGVTFPAAELVLEFLSPVDPDEALFPTGNLIDKLEVPGVGAFQATLISAGIPTVFLRAQDLGYSGTELQEAINGDTQALARFEAIRAQAALQMGLIERLEQAASRQHTPKFAFVAPPQDYTASSGKPIPANAIDLNVRALSMGKLHHAMMGTAAVAIGTAAAIPGTLVNQAAGGGERQTLTFGHPSGSLRVGAQVGQRDGAWIVERVIMSRSARVLMEGWVRIPE, encoded by the coding sequence ATGGCACCTCAAATCCGGATCCCCGCCAGCTACATGCGCGGTGGCACCAGCAAGGGCGTCTTTTTCCGCCTGCAAGACCTGCCGCCCGCGGCGCAGGTGCCGGGACCGGCACGGGATCGGCTGCTGCTGCGGGTGATCGGCAGCCCCGACCCCTACGGCAAGCACACCGATGGCATGGGCGGGGCCACCTCCAGTACCAGCAAGGTGGTGATCATCGGTAAAAGCGAGCGGCCGGGACATGATGTGGACTACCTGTTCGGCCAGGTGGCCATAGACAAGCCCTTCATCGACTGGAGTGGCAACTGTGGCAACCTCAGCTCGGCGGTAGGCCCCTTCGCCATCAGCGCCGGGCTGGTGGATCGGGAGCGGATTCCCCAGCAGGGCACCGCCCTGGTGCGCATCTGGCAGGCGAACATCGGCAAGAGCATCCACGCCCAGGTACCCATCAACCAGGGCCAGGTGCAGGAGACCGGCGATTTCGAGCTCGATGGCGTCACCTTCCCCGCCGCCGAACTGGTGCTGGAATTCCTAAGCCCAGTGGACCCGGACGAGGCCCTGTTCCCCACCGGCAATCTGATCGACAAGCTGGAGGTGCCGGGAGTCGGCGCGTTTCAGGCAACCCTGATCAGCGCCGGCATCCCCACCGTCTTTCTGCGCGCCCAGGACCTGGGCTACAGCGGCACCGAATTGCAGGAGGCGATCAATGGCGATACTCAGGCCCTGGCCCGGTTTGAGGCCATTCGCGCCCAGGCGGCGCTACAAATGGGGCTGATCGAGCGCCTGGAGCAGGCCGCCAGCCGCCAGCACACGCCAAAGTTCGCCTTTGTCGCCCCGCCGCAGGACTACACCGCCTCCAGCGGCAAGCCGATCCCGGCCAACGCCATCGATCTGAACGTCCGCGCCCTGTCCATGGGCAAGCTGCACCACGCCATGATGGGCACGGCGGCGGTGGCCATAGGCACGGCGGCGGCCATCCCCGGCACCCTGGTGAACCAGGCCGCCGGTGGCGGCGAGCGCCAGACCCTGACCTTCGGCCACCCCTCGGGCAGCCTCAGGGTCGGTGCCCAGGTAGGCCAGCGCGATGGTGCCTGGATAGTGGAGCGGGTCATCATGAGCCGCAGCGCTCGGGTGTTGATGGAGGGCTGGGTACGCATACCCGAATAA
- the acnD gene encoding Fe/S-dependent 2-methylisocitrate dehydratase AcnD — protein MNTRYRTPLPGTELDYFDTRAAVEALKPGAYAGLPYTSRVLAENLVRRCAPELLEPCLEQIIERKRERDFPWFPARVVCHDILGQTALVDLAGLRDAIAAGGGDPAQVNPVVPTQLIVDHSLAVECGGDDPDAFAKNRAIEDRRNEDRFHFINWTKRAFKNIDVIPPGNGIMHQINLEKMSPVIQRRDGVAFPDSLVGTDSHTPHVDALGVFAIGVGGLEAESVMLGRASWMRLPDIIGVELIGQRQPGITATDIVLALTEFLRQQKVVSACLEFFGAGVEGLTLGDRATIANMTPEFGASAGMFYIDQQTLDYLQLTGREPDQVRLVEIYAKQAGLWADDLRQVQYERLLQFDLSSVGRNLAGPSNPHRRLPTSALAEREIAAPYQKIPGQMPDGAVIIAAITSCTNTSNPRNLIAAGLLAQKANRLGLKRQPWVKSSLAPGSKVVELYLEKAGLLKELEALGFGIVGFACTTCNGMSGALDPQIQQEIIQRDLYATAVLSGNRNFDGRIHPYAKQAFLASPPLVVAYALAGSIRFDIERDSFGNDSAGNPIHLKDLWPSDEEIDALVRSSVNPAQFQQVYEPMFAVQTEAAEAISPLYDWRPQSTYIRRPPYWEGALAGERRLQGLRPLAVLGDNITTDHLSPSNAILANSAAGEYLARMGLPEEDFNSYATHRGDHLTAQRATFANPKLLNEMVRDAQGQVRQGSLARIEPEGEVTRMWEAIETYLQRKQPLIIIAGADYGQGSSRDWAAKGVRLAGVEAILAEGFERIHRTNLVGMGVLPLEFLPGQTRQTHAIDGSELFDVIGQPSPGAELKVRMQRNNGETLEIPAKCRLDTAEELSIYQAGGVLQRFAQDFLASKG, from the coding sequence ATGAACACAAGATACCGCACCCCCCTGCCCGGCACTGAGCTGGATTATTTCGATACCCGCGCTGCGGTTGAGGCGCTCAAGCCTGGGGCTTATGCCGGCCTGCCCTATACCTCGCGGGTGCTGGCGGAGAACCTGGTGCGCCGCTGCGCGCCTGAGCTGTTGGAGCCTTGTCTGGAGCAGATCATCGAGCGTAAGCGTGAGCGGGATTTCCCCTGGTTTCCGGCGCGGGTGGTCTGTCACGACATCCTCGGTCAGACCGCCCTGGTCGATTTGGCTGGGCTGCGGGATGCCATTGCCGCTGGTGGTGGCGATCCGGCCCAGGTCAATCCGGTGGTGCCGACCCAGCTGATCGTCGATCACTCCCTGGCGGTGGAGTGCGGCGGTGACGACCCGGACGCCTTCGCCAAGAACCGCGCCATTGAAGACCGGCGCAACGAGGACCGCTTCCACTTTATCAACTGGACCAAGCGCGCCTTCAAGAACATCGACGTCATCCCGCCGGGCAACGGCATCATGCACCAGATCAACCTGGAGAAGATGTCGCCGGTAATCCAGCGCCGTGACGGCGTCGCCTTCCCCGACAGCCTGGTGGGCACCGACAGCCACACCCCCCACGTCGATGCCCTGGGGGTGTTCGCCATCGGCGTCGGCGGTTTGGAGGCGGAGAGCGTCATGCTCGGCCGCGCCTCCTGGATGCGCCTGCCGGATATCATCGGCGTCGAGCTGATCGGCCAGCGTCAGCCGGGCATCACCGCCACCGATATCGTCCTCGCCCTGACCGAGTTCCTGCGTCAGCAAAAGGTGGTCTCCGCCTGCCTGGAATTCTTCGGCGCCGGCGTTGAAGGCCTGACCCTGGGGGATCGCGCCACCATCGCCAACATGACGCCGGAATTCGGCGCCTCGGCGGGCATGTTCTACATCGACCAACAGACCCTGGATTATCTCCAGCTCACCGGCCGCGAGCCAGACCAGGTCCGGCTGGTGGAGATCTACGCCAAGCAGGCCGGGCTCTGGGCCGATGATCTGCGCCAGGTCCAGTACGAGCGCCTGCTGCAGTTCGATCTGTCCAGCGTCGGCCGCAACCTGGCCGGCCCCTCCAACCCGCATAGACGCCTGCCCACCAGCGCCCTGGCCGAACGGGAGATCGCCGCGCCCTACCAAAAGATCCCCGGGCAGATGCCCGATGGCGCGGTGATCATCGCCGCCATCACCAGCTGCACCAACACCAGCAACCCGCGCAATCTGATTGCCGCCGGCCTGCTGGCGCAGAAGGCCAACCGCCTTGGCTTGAAGCGCCAGCCCTGGGTGAAAAGCTCCCTGGCCCCCGGCTCCAAGGTGGTGGAGCTGTACCTGGAAAAGGCCGGTCTGCTGAAGGAACTGGAAGCCCTGGGCTTTGGCATCGTCGGCTTCGCCTGCACCACCTGCAACGGCATGAGCGGCGCCCTCGACCCACAGATCCAGCAGGAAATCATCCAGCGCGACCTCTACGCCACCGCCGTGCTCTCCGGCAACCGCAACTTCGACGGCCGCATCCACCCCTACGCCAAGCAGGCCTTCCTCGCCTCGCCACCGCTGGTGGTGGCCTACGCCCTGGCTGGCAGTATCCGCTTCGACATCGAGCGCGACAGCTTCGGCAACGATAGCGCCGGCAACCCCATCCACCTCAAGGACCTCTGGCCCAGCGATGAGGAAATCGATGCCCTGGTGCGCAGCAGCGTCAACCCGGCCCAGTTCCAGCAGGTGTATGAGCCCATGTTCGCCGTGCAGACCGAGGCCGCCGAGGCCATCAGCCCGCTGTACGACTGGCGCCCGCAAAGCACCTACATCCGCCGCCCGCCCTACTGGGAAGGCGCCCTGGCCGGTGAGCGCCGCCTGCAGGGCCTGCGCCCCCTGGCGGTGCTGGGGGACAACATCACCACCGACCACCTGTCGCCGTCCAACGCCATCCTCGCCAACAGCGCCGCCGGTGAATACCTGGCGCGCATGGGCCTGCCGGAGGAGGACTTCAACTCCTACGCCACCCACCGCGGCGACCACCTCACCGCCCAGCGCGCCACCTTCGCCAACCCCAAGCTGCTCAACGAAATGGTGCGCGACGCACAGGGCCAGGTGCGCCAGGGCTCGCTGGCGCGGATCGAACCCGAGGGTGAGGTCACGCGCATGTGGGAGGCGATCGAGACCTACCTGCAGCGCAAGCAGCCGCTGATCATCATCGCCGGCGCCGACTACGGTCAGGGCTCCTCCCGCGACTGGGCCGCCAAGGGCGTGCGTTTGGCCGGGGTCGAGGCGATACTCGCCGAAGGCTTCGAGCGCATCCACCGCACCAACCTGGTGGGCATGGGCGTGCTGCCGCTGGAATTTCTCCCCGGCCAGACGCGCCAGACCCATGCCATCGACGGCAGCGAGCTGTTCGACGTCATCGGCCAGCCCAGCCCCGGCGCTGAGCTCAAAGTGCGCATGCAGCGCAACAATGGCGAGACCCTGGAGATCCCGGCCAAATGCCGTCTGGACACAGCGGAGGAGCTCAGCATCTACCAAGCCGGCGGCGTGTTGCAACGCTTCGCTCAGGACTTTCTAGCATCAAAGGGCTGA